In candidate division KSB1 bacterium, a single genomic region encodes these proteins:
- a CDS encoding glycosyltransferase family 9 protein — translation MLVDEEQSREAILVLRFSSLGDILLTAPAIRALHRRFPDARIDLLVAEEFRDAAELIPGVDSILTFDRRAGFAELLRIRADISRQYAILVDLQNSLRSAFLRLLAFPTIWVKARRFRVHRWLLIRTKHVFYSRVLPVPDRYLSALETFGITDDGRGLELRRQLGGGEAPIADKSVVLCPGAKHFTKRWPAERWIELGRRLRSLNFAVTLIGSESERATIQQLSTQIPDARVCVGVPFKRVAATMQNADCVVSNDSGLMHLATGLDVPVVALFGPTVDWFGFFPYRARAEVIQNSLPCRPCSAFGGPSCPKRHFRCMLDTQADRVADAVVRSVAPFATSAH, via the coding sequence TTGCTCGTTGATGAGGAACAGTCGCGCGAGGCGATCCTCGTGCTGCGCTTCTCTTCGCTCGGCGACATCCTTTTGACCGCTCCCGCGATCCGCGCGCTCCATCGTCGGTTTCCGGACGCGCGGATCGACCTGCTGGTGGCCGAAGAATTCCGCGACGCCGCCGAGTTGATTCCGGGAGTGGATAGCATTCTCACCTTCGACCGCCGCGCCGGATTCGCCGAACTGCTCCGCATCCGCGCGGACATCTCCCGACAATATGCAATCCTGGTGGACTTGCAGAACAGCCTGCGCTCAGCGTTCCTCCGGCTGCTTGCATTCCCCACCATCTGGGTCAAAGCGCGCCGCTTCCGCGTCCACCGTTGGCTCTTGATCCGCACCAAGCATGTGTTCTATTCGCGTGTCTTGCCGGTGCCTGATCGCTACCTGAGTGCACTCGAGACCTTCGGTATTACGGATGACGGCCGCGGGCTCGAACTGCGGCGACAGCTGGGTGGGGGAGAGGCTCCCATCGCCGACAAGTCCGTGGTGCTCTGCCCCGGGGCCAAACACTTTACCAAGCGCTGGCCCGCTGAGCGTTGGATCGAACTCGGACGGAGATTGCGCTCCTTGAATTTCGCCGTCACGCTGATCGGTTCTGAATCCGAACGCGCGACCATCCAACAACTCTCGACTCAAATTCCGGATGCACGAGTCTGTGTGGGCGTCCCCTTCAAACGCGTCGCGGCCACGATGCAGAACGCAGACTGCGTGGTCTCCAATGACTCCGGCCTGATGCACCTTGCCACCGGTCTCGACGTCCCCGTGGTCGCGCTGTTCGGACCCACCGTGGACTGGTTCGGCTTCTTCCCCTACCGCGCGCGCGCCGAAGTGATTCAGAACTCCTTGCCCTGCCGCCCCTGTTCGGCCTTCGGCGGTCCGAGCTGTCCGAAACGTCACTTCCGTTGTATGCTGGATACGCAGGCCGACCGCGTCGCCGATGCCGTCGTGCGCTCCGTGGCTCCGTTTGCGACGTCGGCGCATTGA
- a CDS encoding FAD:protein FMN transferase, producing MKPNSILRSVIPLALCAALLGMAGCKGKKAESQWPSETRDAFGTKITITVFDPNQKPEMLKRIYDEVYPVLTQFEAKSFKPGPDNQVLGISKGAGEQSIPVDPATFDFLMKAMRFYDYGGQAFDIRYGPMLDAWGFDTKPRVPAKAELDSLQSYVAQGGMFVAGTSILLAKPGMRFDAREIALGYALDLAAKRIAEIGIRSAAISTPSTWRFIGDPPDPKGFPAKIRNPLQADSSWATVFAPVGGLAVKSASDGAFSSGGQAYHRILDPRTGMPANRLAAAIVQSPDAITAQAMAYALMVSGSVDSCDANGKTAVGGAVLVKNAGGKLSEIKSGSLANSFDLAR from the coding sequence ATGAAACCAAATTCCATTCTGCGTTCCGTGATACCGCTCGCGCTCTGCGCGGCCCTGCTCGGCATGGCCGGCTGCAAAGGAAAGAAAGCGGAGAGCCAATGGCCGTCCGAGACCCGCGATGCCTTCGGCACCAAGATCACGATCACCGTGTTTGATCCGAATCAGAAGCCGGAGATGCTCAAGCGGATTTACGACGAAGTATATCCCGTCCTGACTCAGTTTGAAGCAAAGTCTTTTAAGCCCGGTCCGGACAATCAGGTGCTCGGAATCTCCAAAGGGGCCGGTGAACAATCGATCCCCGTCGATCCGGCGACCTTCGACTTCCTGATGAAGGCGATGCGCTTCTACGACTATGGCGGTCAGGCGTTCGACATTCGCTACGGACCGATGTTGGATGCGTGGGGCTTCGACACTAAACCCCGCGTTCCCGCCAAAGCGGAACTCGACAGTCTGCAATCCTACGTCGCCCAAGGCGGAATGTTCGTGGCAGGCACGTCAATCCTGCTGGCCAAACCGGGCATGCGCTTCGACGCCCGCGAAATCGCGCTCGGTTACGCGCTCGATCTGGCCGCAAAACGCATTGCTGAAATCGGCATCCGCAGTGCCGCCATTTCTACTCCGAGTACCTGGCGGTTCATCGGCGATCCGCCGGACCCCAAGGGCTTCCCCGCCAAGATCCGAAATCCGCTCCAGGCCGACTCGTCCTGGGCCACGGTTTTCGCGCCCGTCGGCGGATTGGCGGTCAAGAGCGCATCCGACGGCGCCTTCTCCAGCGGCGGCCAGGCGTATCACCGCATTCTCGATCCCCGCACCGGCATGCCCGCGAATCGACTCGCGGCCGCGATCGTGCAGTCGCCGGATGCGATTACCGCGCAAGCCATGGCCTATGCCCTGATGGTCAGCGGAAGTGTGGACAGTTGTGACGCCAACGGTAAGACCGCGGTCGGGGGCGCCGTGCTCGTCAAGAACGCGGGCGGTAAGTTGAGCGAAATCAAGTCCGGTTCGCTCGCGAACAGTTTCGATCTTGCTCGTTGA
- a CDS encoding tyrosine--tRNA ligase → MDLIRLGAEEIISEEELARKLERSLKSAKPLIIKEGFDPTAPDLHIGHAVQLRKLKHFQDLGHQVVFLIGDFTGRVGDPTGRSKTRPPMTAEDVERNAVTYREQVFKILDPLKTQVRFNSEWLGTLTPYDLISLTSHYTVARMLERDDFTKRFKANQPISILEFMYPLLQGYDSVALRSDVELGGTDQKFNLLLGRTLQEHYGIEPQVCLMMPLLPGTDGVEKMSKSLNNYIGINETPQNIYGKTLSIPDNMIIAYYTLASGLLPREIREIQVGMESGRVNPRDPKRRLARRLVELYHSTTAAMTAEEEFDRLFVKKDIPDEISDFTVAADDDLLLAKLIVDSGGAKTNSEAKRLIEAGGVQLDQHKVSDPLQKIQLTSPVILKVGKRFFVRLIPKA, encoded by the coding sequence ATGGACCTGATCCGCCTCGGAGCTGAAGAAATCATCTCTGAGGAAGAACTCGCCCGCAAACTTGAGCGTTCACTGAAATCCGCGAAGCCCTTGATCATCAAAGAGGGCTTCGACCCCACCGCTCCCGATCTGCACATCGGTCACGCCGTCCAACTCCGCAAGCTGAAACACTTCCAGGACCTCGGCCATCAGGTCGTGTTCCTGATCGGCGATTTCACCGGCCGTGTCGGCGATCCCACCGGCCGCTCCAAGACCCGTCCGCCCATGACCGCGGAAGACGTCGAGCGTAACGCCGTGACCTATCGCGAGCAGGTCTTCAAGATCCTCGACCCGCTTAAGACACAAGTTCGGTTCAATTCCGAGTGGCTGGGTACGCTCACTCCCTATGATCTGATCTCGCTCACTTCGCACTATACCGTCGCCCGCATGCTGGAGCGCGATGATTTTACCAAGCGCTTCAAGGCTAATCAGCCGATTAGCATCCTCGAATTCATGTATCCGCTCTTGCAAGGCTACGATTCCGTCGCGCTGCGCTCGGATGTGGAACTGGGCGGCACGGATCAGAAATTCAACTTGCTGCTGGGCCGTACCTTGCAAGAACACTATGGGATCGAGCCGCAGGTCTGCCTGATGATGCCGCTCCTGCCGGGCACCGATGGCGTCGAGAAGATGTCCAAGTCCCTGAATAACTACATCGGCATCAACGAGACTCCCCAGAATATTTACGGCAAGACCCTGTCCATCCCGGACAACATGATCATCGCCTACTACACGCTCGCCAGCGGCCTGCTGCCGCGGGAAATCCGTGAAATCCAGGTCGGGATGGAATCCGGTCGCGTCAATCCCCGCGACCCCAAACGCCGGCTCGCGCGCCGTCTGGTCGAACTCTACCACAGCACCACCGCGGCAATGACCGCCGAGGAGGAGTTCGACCGGCTCTTCGTCAAGAAGGACATTCCGGACGAAATCTCCGACTTCACCGTCGCCGCCGACGACGACTTACTGCTCGCGAAGCTGATCGTGGACTCCGGCGGTGCCAAGACCAACTCCGAAGCCAAGCGCTTGATCGAAGCCGGGGGCGTGCAACTCGATCAGCACAAAGTCAGTGACCCGCTCCAGAAGATTCAGCTCACGTCGCCGGTGATTCTCAAGGTCGGCAAACGCTTCTTCGTCCGCCTGATCCCCAAAGCATAG